In Parasegetibacter sp. NRK P23, a single genomic region encodes these proteins:
- a CDS encoding nuclear transport factor 2 family protein — protein sequence MKNNKAILEKANASLKEGDNEGFLMHCTEDTAWIFVGDMTLRGKEAVRQYMAEAYATPPKFNMELMIEEGDYVTQMGSISLKDENGEMIDYLACDVLKFRDGKIAELKAFVIRDNKHI from the coding sequence ATGAAAAACAACAAAGCGATTTTAGAAAAGGCAAACGCATCTTTAAAAGAAGGCGACAACGAAGGTTTTTTAATGCACTGCACCGAAGACACAGCATGGATATTTGTCGGAGATATGACATTGAGGGGAAAGGAAGCGGTTAGGCAATATATGGCAGAAGCATATGCAACCCCTCCAAAATTCAATATGGAACTGATGATAGAAGAAGGTGATTATGTTACACAAATGGGAAGCATTAGTCTGAAAGACGAAAACGGTGAGATGATTGACTATTTAGCGTGCGATGTATTAAAATTTCGTGATGGAAAAATAGCTGAATTGAAAGCTTTTGTAATTAGAGATAACAAGCATATTTAA
- a CDS encoding DUF1801 domain-containing protein: MLEELHNFYLSKEEPNKSCLLALREIILTLAPNITETRKWGMPCFCYKKKMFCYLWTDKKTDEPYILMVEGKYLEHPALEKGSRSRMKILRINPNKDLPIKTIEEIFQKALDLYKTGIIKLRE, translated from the coding sequence GTGCTGGAAGAACTTCACAATTTTTACCTGAGCAAAGAAGAGCCAAATAAGAGTTGCCTGCTTGCATTACGGGAAATTATTCTTACTCTGGCGCCAAACATTACTGAAACGCGGAAATGGGGGATGCCCTGCTTCTGCTATAAGAAAAAAATGTTTTGCTATTTGTGGACGGATAAAAAAACGGACGAACCATATATACTCATGGTAGAAGGTAAGTATCTTGAGCACCCTGCGTTGGAAAAAGGCAGCCGTTCGAGAATGAAGATTTTACGAATCAATCCAAATAAAGATTTACCCATAAAGACAATTGAGGAAATCTTTCAAAAAGCGTTGGACCTATACAAGACTGGTATAATTAAACTCAGGGAGTGA
- a CDS encoding TlpA disulfide reductase family protein → MQASALAGSGKQPSAKLEGNWFLLSNTTEWKLGLYSKVGYFDGEFGVFKVTEEKQQTLTLNFHVNSKVYALAVTFTNDSTITVVTQGRKLVLTNRRTPHSSAVAELWDNLKTRADDTVRLAGYIDRKVRGSQQQMEVVFANSLLGKTTTKVARISADGTFAVSFPVTIPDTEAFIRYNSRFEHFVVGPGDTVTISIWATGEKAEQDGGTVAFGGTLGPLNNEFNAAYKHLHSVDDDTLHKRMVTTANQEEYRGYVLDRKKMEDAVLSAYAQKYTMSRPVNAILSRMTHYKVPNELLRYGVLRNPRNPEPIVPETLQLIYSFATNDSVAYLGGYQYRGFIHEITSLLVRPFFAAPHLRDSIWTADFSFTDALHYFKKYDRSLSDSDILMLDAVADWAPYVKKTPGGFSVNLPLNDTLAQQQLEQRVAYMQKLRNFSTYLLFYCFSLEFDYRFKEIAALYPKSYFRDCLIGHFLSGQVFLTNVLFLDDQLLAYLRSLVYDPENFMVIERESKLHEKELRSDLVEDLLAAPPDENTVLNRIARRHKGKVVYVDLWATWCAPCINQFPHTMALRRELQGRDIVFAYLCADSTPEEWKAVRKKYQLEGDHYLLTRDEVLRLMERYNFNGYPRYMIINRNGGLESANAPRPEMKDGLINQFESLLD, encoded by the coding sequence ATGCAAGCTTCTGCGCTTGCTGGTAGCGGGAAGCAGCCTTCTGCAAAACTGGAAGGCAACTGGTTTCTTCTATCGAATACTACTGAATGGAAATTGGGTTTATATAGCAAGGTTGGGTATTTCGATGGGGAATTCGGGGTGTTCAAGGTTACGGAAGAAAAGCAGCAAACACTTACATTAAATTTTCATGTCAACAGTAAGGTATATGCGCTCGCGGTTACCTTCACAAACGATTCAACCATTACAGTAGTTACGCAGGGGCGTAAACTGGTACTTACCAACCGGCGTACGCCACATTCATCTGCCGTTGCTGAACTCTGGGATAACCTGAAAACACGGGCGGATGATACAGTACGGTTAGCCGGGTATATTGATAGAAAGGTAAGGGGCAGTCAGCAACAGATGGAGGTGGTTTTTGCCAACTCCCTTTTGGGTAAAACAACAACCAAAGTGGCGCGCATTAGCGCTGATGGAACATTTGCCGTCAGTTTTCCTGTTACCATACCGGATACCGAAGCGTTTATCAGGTACAATTCAAGATTTGAACACTTTGTAGTAGGCCCCGGCGATACGGTTACCATTAGTATTTGGGCAACTGGTGAGAAAGCAGAACAGGATGGCGGAACAGTAGCGTTTGGCGGCACGCTGGGACCTTTGAATAACGAGTTCAACGCGGCCTATAAACATCTGCACAGTGTTGATGATGATACACTGCATAAGCGCATGGTTACAACTGCAAATCAGGAGGAATACAGGGGGTACGTGCTGGACAGAAAGAAGATGGAAGACGCGGTCCTTTCAGCCTATGCACAAAAATACACCATGAGCCGTCCGGTGAACGCCATTCTTTCAAGAATGACGCATTACAAAGTGCCAAACGAGTTGCTGAGGTACGGCGTACTGCGGAACCCTCGTAACCCTGAACCGATTGTGCCGGAAACCCTTCAGTTGATTTATTCCTTTGCCACCAACGATTCAGTGGCCTATTTAGGCGGTTACCAGTACCGCGGATTTATCCACGAAATTACCAGTTTGCTGGTGCGTCCTTTTTTTGCAGCGCCCCATCTCAGGGACAGTATCTGGACGGCAGATTTTTCCTTCACCGACGCGCTGCATTACTTTAAAAAATACGACCGCTCTTTATCGGATTCGGATATCTTGATGTTGGATGCGGTGGCGGATTGGGCGCCGTATGTAAAGAAAACACCAGGCGGATTTTCGGTGAATTTACCATTGAATGATACCCTTGCTCAGCAGCAGTTGGAACAAAGGGTTGCTTATATGCAAAAGCTAAGGAATTTTAGTACCTACTTGCTATTCTACTGCTTTTCGCTCGAGTTTGATTACAGGTTCAAAGAGATCGCTGCTTTGTATCCCAAAAGCTATTTCAGAGACTGCCTTATAGGGCATTTTTTGAGTGGCCAGGTTTTCCTTACGAACGTGTTGTTTCTTGATGACCAATTACTGGCTTATCTCCGATCCCTTGTTTACGATCCTGAAAATTTTATGGTTATTGAAAGGGAAAGCAAACTGCACGAAAAGGAATTACGCTCTGATTTGGTTGAAGACCTTTTGGCGGCTCCGCCGGATGAAAACACTGTTCTGAACAGAATCGCCAGGCGGCACAAGGGGAAGGTGGTGTATGTTGATCTGTGGGCTACATGGTGCGCACCTTGTATCAATCAGTTTCCCCATACCATGGCGTTACGGCGGGAATTGCAGGGCAGGGACATTGTTTTCGCTTATTTGTGTGCAGATTCTACGCCAGAGGAATGGAAGGCAGTAAGAAAAAAATACCAGTTAGAAGGCGATCATTATCTGCTTACCCGTGATGAGGTACTCCGTTTGATGGAAAGATATAACTTCAATGGATACCCGCGCTATATGATTATTAACAGGAACGGTGGGCTGGAATCCGCCAACGCACCCCGACCAGAAATGAAAGATGGGCTGATTAACCAATTTGAAAGCCTTCTGGATTAA